CACTGAAGGCCTGAAGAGGGATGGAGATacgttaagtgagtgagcaagggTTTGGCAGTTGTTGGGAAACGTCAGGTCATCCATTTCCACAGGGCTAACGGCAAAATGGACCGTTATTGAAATGGTGAAAAATCACAGCGTGCtgcagtgcagagggacctgggagtctgggtgcagagggacctgggaacacaggtgcagagggacctgggagtccgggtgcagagggacctgggagtcCGGGTGCAGAGGGAACTGGGAGTCCGGGTGCAGAGGGTGAtgaaggaggcaaatggaatcttgaccttcattgctcaggggatggagtttaaaagcagggaggttttaGGTGCTGGGTATgccacacctggagtgctgtccacaattcttgtctccttacctgagaaaggatgtactggcactagaggggatgcagaggaggttcgcgAGATTGATTCCGGAATTGAGAGGGTTATAAGGAGAAAACGAgcagactgggactatactcattgcaATCGAGAAGAATTGGGGGGGGGAAGGagtcttacagaaacatataaaatgatgaaaggagTAGATAAGATCgaagcagggaggctgtttcCACTGACGCGTGAAACTAGAACGAGGTGGGGGGTAGCCGGGggaggcatagcctcaaaataaggggagcagatttgggacagagttgaggaggaagttcttcacccaaagggttgtgaatctgtggaattccctgcccagggaaacAGTTGAGACTACCTCCTTGAATGCAGATTGAGAGATTTTGGAacggtaaaggaattaagggttagggtgagtgggtgggtgtgtggggCTGAGTCCATGagaaagatcagtcatgatcttattgaatggtggagcgggctggAGAGAcaagatggcctcctcctgctcctagttctgatgtCCTTATGGATTCACCAGATGTCACATTGCAGAATAATGATGTGGTGTTTAACATCAACAGCTATAGTGCTCAGTTACTCTGTCATTTTGTAAAACCGGTCTTTAAACTGAATCAGCGTACCTGTTCCATAACCACCCGATCCTGTGGGACAGAGAAATTGACGTTAACAGTATCAGCACAGAGTGAATTCAGAATCGACACATAATCAGTTCAGCAATTCTTACATTCAGTGTTGCATTAATTACAAATTAATTGTGCTCTTTGAAAAATGTAATGAAAATTATcatttataattatttttgtttctgttcattCACCTCACCTCCATTCTCACCTGAGTATCTAACTCTCATGCACCAAAGACATAGGTAAAATATAATCATTTCTCCTTCTTcaaactttatatattaatgtttACAGTTTGCAAACATCACCCTTTGCACTCATGTATAGAGTCTCTGTATAGAGACCTGGGAGCCCATGGCCCATgggtgcagagagacctgggagtcTGGGTGCACAGGGACCTGGGAGTCCGGGTGCACAGGGACCTGGGAGTCcggatgcagagggatctgggagtccgGGTGTACAGGCACCTGGGAGTCtgggtgcagagggacctgggagcccgggtgcagagggacctgggagtcCGGGTACAGAGTGACCTGGGAGTTtgggtgcagagggacctgggagtccggctgcagaggaacctgggagtccgggtgcagagggacctgggagtcCAGGTGCAGAGGGGCCTTGTAGCTTGACTGTAGAGCGACCTGGGAGTCTGGGTGCAGATGGAACTGGGAGTCCGGATGCACAGGGACCTGGGAGTCTGGGTGCACAGGGAACTAGGAGTGCGGGTGCAGATGGAACTGGGAGTCCGGGTGCACTGGGACCTGGGAGTCCGGGTGCACAGGGACGTGGGAGTCcggatgcagagggatctgggagtccgGGTGCACATGACCCTGGGGGTCCgggtgcagagggacctgggagcccaggtgcagagggacctgggaggccgggtgcagagggacctggcaGTCCgggtgcagagggacctgggaatCCGGCTGCAGAGGGTCCTGGGTGTCTGGGTGCACAGGGACGTGGGAGTCTGGGTGCAGAGGGACCTGTGAGTCCAGGTGCAGAGGGAACTGGGAGTCCATGTGGCCAGGGACCTGGGAGTCTGGGTGCACAGGGACCTGGGAGTCCGGGTGCAGAGGGACCTGTGAGTCCAGGTGCTGAGGGACCTGGGAGTCCATGTGCCCAGGGACCTGGGAGTCtgggtgcagagggacctgggagtctgggtgcagagggacctgggagtcTGNNNNNNNNNNNNNNNNNNNNNNNNNNNNNNNNNNNNNNNNNNNNNNNNNNNNNNNNNNNNNNNNNNNNNNNNNNNNNNNNNNNNNNNNNNNNNNNNNNNNNNNNNNNNNNNNNNNNNNNNNNNNNNNNNNNNNNNNNNNNNNNNNNNNNNNNNNNNNNNNNNNNNNNNNNNNNNNNNNNNNNNNNNNNNNNNNNNNNNNNNNNNNNNNNNNNNNNNNNNNNNNNNNNNNNNNNNNNNNNNNNNNNNNNNNNNNNNNNNNNNNNNNNNNNNNNNNNNNNNNNNNNNNNNNNNNNNNNNNNNNNNNNNNNNNNNNNNNNNNNNNNNNNNNNNNNNNNNNNNNNNNNNNNNNNNNNNNNNNNNNNNNNNNNNNNNNNNNNNNNNNNNNNNNNNNNNNNNNNNNNNNNNNNNNNNNNNNNNNNNNNNNNNNNNNNNNNNNNNNNNNNNNNNNNNNNNNNNNNNNNNNNNNNNNNNNNNNNNNNNNNNNNNNNNNNNNNNNNNNNNNNNNNNNNNNNNNNNNNNNNNNNNNNNNNNNNNNNNNNNNNNNNNNNNNNNNNNNNNNNNNNNNNNNNNNNNNNNNNNNNNNNNNNNNNNNNNNNNNNNNNNNNNNNNNNNNNNNNNNNNNNNNNNNNNNNNNNNNNNNNNNNNNNNNNNNNNNNNNNNNNNNNNNNNNNNNNNNNNNNNNNNNNNNNNNNNNNNNNNNNNNNNNNNNNNNNNNNNNNNNNNNNNNNNNNNNNNNNNNNNNNNNNNNNNNNNNNNNNNNNNNNNNNNNNNNNNNNNNNNNNNNNNNNNNNNNNNNNNNNNNNNNNNNNNNNNNNNNNNNNNNNNNNNNNNNNNNNNNNNNNNNNNNNNNNNNNNNNNNNNNNNNNNNNNNNNNNNNNNNNNNNNNNNNNNNNNNNNNNNNNNNNNNNNNNNNNNNNNNNNNNNNNNNNNNNNNNNNNNNNNNNNNNNNNNNNNNNNNNNNNNNNNNNNNNNNNNNNNNNNNNNNNNNNNNNNNNNNNNNNNNNNNNNNNNNNNNNNNNNNNNNNNNNNNNNNNNNNNNNNNNNNNNNNNNNNNNNNNNNNNNNNNNNNNNNNNNNNNNNNNNNNNNNNNNNNNNNNNNNNNNNNNNNNNNNNNNNNNNNNNNNNNNNNNNNNNNNNNNNNNNNNNNNNNNNNNNNNNNNNNNNNNNNNNNNNNNNNNNNNNNNNNNNNNNNNNNNNNNNNNNNNNNNNNNNNNNNNNNNNNNNNNNNNNNNNNNNNNNNNNNNNNNNNNNNNNNNNNNNNNNNNNNNNNNNNNNNNNNNNNNNNNNNNNNNNNNNNNNNNNNNNNNNNNNNNNNNNNNNNNNNNNNNNNNNNNNNNNNNNNNNNNNNNNNNNNNNNNNNNNNNNNNNNNNNNNNNNNNNNNNNNNNNNNNNNNNNNNNNNNNNNNNNNNNNNNNNNNNNNNNNNNNNNNNNNNNNNNNNNNNNNNNNNNNNNNNNNNNNNNNNNNNNNNNNNNNNNNNNNNNNNNNNNNNNNNNNNNNNNNNNNNNNNNNNNNNNNNNNNNNNNNNNNNNNNNNNNNNNNNNNNNNNNNNNNNNNNNNNNNNNNNNNNNNNNNNNNNNNNNNNNNNNNNNNNNNNNNNNNNNNNNNNNNNNNNNNNNNNNNNNNNNNNNNNNNNNNNNNNNNNNNNNNNNNNNNNNNNNNNNNNNNNNNNNNNNNNNNNNNNNNNNNNNNNNNNNNNNNNNNNNNNNNNNNNNNNNNNNNNNNNNNNNNNNNNNNNNNNNNNNNNNNNNNNNNNNNNNNNNNNNNNNNNNNNNNNNNNNNNNNNNNNNNNNNNNNNNNNNNNNNNNNNNNNNNNNNNNNNNNNNNNNNNNNNNNNNNNNNNNNNNNNNNNNNNNNNNNNNNNNNNNNNNNNNNNNNNNNNNNNNNNNNNNNNNNNNNNNNNNNNNNNNNNNNNNNNNNNNNNNNNNNNNNNNNNNNNNNNNNNNNNNNNNNNNNNNNNNNNNNNNNNNCATTTCTCCTTCTTcatactttatatattaatgtttACGCAGTTTGCAAACATCACCCTTTGCACTCATgtatagagtcatccagcaccaaaacagacccttctgtccaaccagtccgtgccaaacATAATCTGAACCTAAAttggtcccatctgcctgctcctggctcatatccatccaaccctttcctattcctgGAATTATTCATATATCTTTTAAACGCtgtatctgtacctgcatccagcacttcctcaggaagttcatttcacacacaaaccactctctgcattaaaaaaaattgcccctcatgtctttgttaaatctttctgctcttattttagaaatatgcccctagtcttaaaatcccccaccctaggggaaagCCACCTGCCATTCACActgtctatgctcctcatggcttaataaacctttataaggtcacctctcaacttcctacacttgactgaaaaaagtcccagcctatccagcgtctccttataacgcaaaccctccattcccagcaacatcctggtaaacctctccagtttaataatatcctccctataacagggcggccggaactggacacagtctagcacaaaagaaaaagataaaatatAATCATTACTCCTTCTTCGTAGTTAATATATTAGCTTTGATACATTTTGGAAACATCACCTATTGCactcacttatagagtcatacagcacagaaacagacccttcggccctaccagtccatgccgactataatctcaaactaaactggtcctgcctgcctgcacttggccatatccctctaagcctttccttttcatgtccttacccaaatgtcttttaaacattgtaactgtatccacagacaccacttcctcaggaagttcagttCACACAaatcactccctgtgtaaaaactttgccccttataTCCTTTtatacatctttctcctctcacctacaCCTCTCAGGGTTATATAAACCNNNNNNNNNNNNNNNNNNNNNNNNNNNNNNNNNNNNNNNNNNNNNNNNNNNNNNNNNNNNNNNNNNNNNNNNNNNNNNNNNNNNNNNNNNNNNNNNNNNNNNNNNNNNNNNNNNNNNNNNNNNNNNNNNNNNNNNNNNNNNNNNNNNNNNNNNNNNNNNNNNNNNNNNNNNNNNNNNNNNNNNNNNNNNNNNNNNNNNNNNNNNNNNNNNNNNNNNNNNNNNNNNNNNNNNNNNNNNNNNNNNNNNNNNNNNNNNNNNNNNNNNNNNNNNNNNNNNNNNNNNNNNNNNNNNNNNNNNNNNNNNNNNNNNNNNNNNNNNNNNNNNNNNNNNNNNNNNNNNNNNNNNNNNNNNNNNNNNNNNNNNNNNNNNNNNNNNNNNNNNNNNNNNNNNNNNNNNNNNNNNNNNNNNNNNNNNNNNNNNNNNNNNNNNNNNNNNNNNNNNNNNNNNNNNNNNNNNNNNNNNNNNNNNNNNNNNNNNNNNNNNNNNNNNNNNNNNNNNNNgcagagtgagagagaaggtgggcaggcagagtgagagagaaggtgggcagagagagtgagagagaaggtgggcagagagagagagagaacacccTCCCCTCCTTTATCCACCTGAAGTACTCTTATCCAGTTCCCTTATGGCTGGCTTCGGTGCTCAGAGTGAGAGAGTGCTTTACCACGCAGAGGTGACTAGTGGCTACCTCTTTGCCTGTACAGCACACGACATGAGTGGTACCTCAGCTCGCCCACAATcaatttgaggtattttaggtattggaggtgatttcctcgaataccccgaagggtgtgtttccgcgCTGAACATCTCTGAGATGCTATGATGCACTGGAGTTGAGTAGTCTTTAATCCTTGTTTACTTTGATGGGGGGAGCGGGGTGAACATGTATCTCTTACCCAGGCCATTTTCTTGTCTCCCGTCGTGATCTTATTTTGAGTTTAGGCCCAGGAAATTGCCCTCGAACGTTTAGCATGTTCCTCCTTTTGAATTGCAAACCTACGAGCTTATTGTGCTGCCTTATAAGGTGTGAGATTCCAAGGTGGGTCTGTCACTGAGCGTAAGGCTCAGCCATCTGTTTGGCTAGAGCAGTCGTCCTGCaaacagacatagagtcatagagaggtacagcacagaaagactcttcggtccagctcgtccatgccgatcagatctcctaacctaatctagacccatttgccagcacttggcctatatccctccaaacccttcctattcatatacccattcagatgccttttaaatgttgcaattgtaccagcctccatcacttcctctggcagctcattccatacacgtaccaccctctgtgtgaaaaagttgccctttaggtcccttttccACTCTAAACCAATGTCTTTTCCActctaaaccaatgtcctctagttctggactgccccaccccagggaaaagaccttgtctgtttaccctattcatgcctcctcatgattttctaaacctctataaggtcacccctctgatgctccagagaaaacagccccagcctgttcagcctgacctgtagctcaaatcctccaaccctggcaacatccttgtaaatcttttctgaaccctttcaagtttcacaacatctttctgataggaaggagaccagaattgcatgcgatattccaacagtggcctaaccaatgtcctgtacagcggcaacatgacctcccaactcctgtactcaatactctgaccaataaaggaaagcataccaaacgccttcttcactatcctgtccacctgcgatgttggaattaaaagtttgatGTGTCTGCAACAAGACATAAGACTGCTTAGCTTTAGTGATCAGTTCTCCTCAGAATAAGCACATTCCTCATCACACTTGCTTTACCCTGGAATGTACCATCTTTGTgggtttgaggggtgacctgccTCTGGCTGATGTTCCTCACTCTGAGtctattttctctctttctttctctctttctttctctctttctttctttctctctttctttctctctctgggcccACAGCCAACGCTATCCTGGAGATGTCGAAGGAGAAGCCGGCAGAGCGTAATCTGGACCGCCATGCCCTGCAGTTCACAGCCTCTGTGCAGCGAGTAGAAATGGAACTTTCCAGCCAGATCCGCTACCTCACCCAGGTAAGGCCAGAGGGTTCCCTGTCAGGGCGAAACTCCCCGGGTGGAGCGCCAGGCTTTTCAGCTATGGGCCTGCCGCCCAACACTGCAactccctcccccacactctgccAACACCACCCTTCCCCTTCCAAtagtaaccccctccagcccctacacccctccctatctctgtaaccccctccagcccctacacccctccctatctctgtaaccccctccagcccctacacccctccctatctctgtaaccccctccagcccctacacccctccctatctctgtaaccccctccagcccctacacccctccctatctctgtaaccccctccagcccctacacccctccctatctctgtaaccccctccagcccctacacccctccctatctctgtaaccccctccagcccctacacccctccctatctctgtaaccccctccagcccctacacccctccctatctctgtaaccccctccagcccctacacccctccctatctctgtaaccccctccagcccctacacccctccctatctctgtaaccccctccagcccctacacccctccctatctctgtaaccccctccagcccctacacccctccctatctctgtaaccccctccagcccctacacccctccctatccctgtaaccccctccagcccctacaccccctccgtATCCCTCTAATCTCTGTACTCCATTCTGTTGCACCACGCAGACAATTGAGATCAGGAGCGAACAGAGACCGCTCTGTCCATTCAGCCCCTGCTGATTGTCGGAAATCAGCCTTGGACTCTGTTTCGCCCTCCGATTCCTTTGCCCAgctccccccccacaccccctgtCGACTCGCAAACCCCCAGGATCTGCGGTCATTTTACCAGGGGGCGTTCCCGCTGCCGTCACGGGGAGCGCTAGCCCCAATATCGAGAGCTGGACATGTTCGGGAACACCACCTCAGCTTTTCCTCCTTCCAGCTTCGCTGGGTTCCCGCCCTCCCGGGACTGGCCTGTCCCATCCTGCGGCATTGTCTCGAAACGCCTCCCCAGGTCGAGCAGCTCGATGTTTAACGTAACCCGGCTTCGGTGAGAAGAACCTCAGGAGGGAGAGCTTTCCCCGCCGGGATGTGGGAATCTCCATCTCTCGGGCGATTCCGCCCCATGTAGTTTTTcttggggggggggaaaaaaaacccggGCGGTGTGCCTGTTTCATGAGTCCTTTCTGCCTCCCCCAACCCCTCGCCGTCCGTCCCAGCAACCCCTCCCACTGCAGCTGTTTGGCAGATAAAACCGTGAAAGGGGCGACATCGAGTTGTGAGTGAGCAATGCAAGTCTTGCCTCcggcctgtctctctctctctctctctctttctccgaCCCCACCCACCAGGTCGCCACGGGGCAGCCTCACGAAGGCTCCAGCTATTCCGCCAGGAAGGATGCGCAGATGGCGGTCAACCGGGTGGAGTACACGCACGTCAAAGTCCGAGACCTAGCCAGGTCCTGCGACCAGATGCTGGAGCAGCCGTGAACAGGactgtggggaggggggtggtgggggagggggcaaggGGAGTCTGGGaggtcgggggtgggggtggtcaatgaggtttgtgaggaacctttctctctctcccccctcttccccccccccacccccatcgaTCTCTACATCCTTTGCTCtccaccccacacccccctcccctcccccagttTGTAGA
Above is a window of Chiloscyllium plagiosum isolate BGI_BamShark_2017 chromosome 48, ASM401019v2, whole genome shotgun sequence DNA encoding:
- the med11 gene encoding mediator of RNA polymerase II transcription subunit 11, translated to MTTAIRLTRRNRHRYFMVVVSRESHVYFLSFFLSFFLSFFLSLFLSLSGPTANAILEMSKEKPAERNLDRHALQFTASVQRVEMELSSQIRYLTQVATGQPHEGSSYSARKDAQMAVNRVEYTHVKVRDLARSCDQMLEQP